A stretch of the Paenibacillus dendritiformis genome encodes the following:
- the plsY gene encoding glycerol-3-phosphate 1-O-acyltransferase PlsY yields the protein MVYSIIAIVASYLIGSISFSLLFAKLLRGIDIRQHGSGNAGATNTLRVLGKGPAICVLLLDVVKGIIAVLLGWWMTDNAWLMVGCGIAAIVGHNWPVYFRFRGGKGIATTIGVLAMLAFWPAFTAGVLAIASIVWKRYVSLGSLIFTLLTPVFILIYRYDWPIFWGSLLICAFAFYRHRSNIMKLWRGTENRLGSKKGEVPRVR from the coding sequence TTGGTATATTCAATCATTGCCATTGTGGCAAGTTACTTAATCGGTTCAATCAGCTTCAGCCTGCTGTTCGCCAAATTGCTGCGCGGAATCGATATCCGGCAGCACGGGAGCGGCAATGCCGGCGCGACCAATACGCTGCGCGTGCTGGGCAAGGGACCGGCGATCTGCGTGCTGCTGCTGGATGTGGTCAAAGGAATTATTGCCGTGCTGCTTGGATGGTGGATGACCGATAATGCTTGGTTGATGGTCGGGTGCGGCATCGCGGCGATCGTCGGTCATAACTGGCCGGTATACTTCCGTTTTCGCGGCGGCAAAGGGATCGCGACGACGATTGGCGTCCTGGCGATGCTGGCGTTTTGGCCTGCCTTCACGGCAGGCGTGCTGGCCATCGCCTCGATTGTCTGGAAGCGGTATGTGTCCCTCGGCTCGCTTATTTTTACGCTTCTGACACCGGTCTTTATTTTGATTTATCGATATGATTGGCCGATATTTTGGGGCAGCCTGCTGATTTGCGCGTTCGCCTTCTATCGTCACCGAAGCAATATTATGAAGCTGTGGCGAGGCACGGAGAACCGCCTCGGCTCGAAGAAAGGAGAGGTGCCGCGTGTCCGCTAA
- a CDS encoding 2Fe-2S iron-sulfur cluster-binding protein — MAEIKLRGREREAAVTVQVGTTLLEAAIQAKVDWSYSCTRGTCARCRCRIVSGYDNLGDVTDAEWNRMEEDEFHQGYRLACQTTVVKDGQVEVIHKPYFG; from the coding sequence ATGGCAGAGATTAAGCTGCGGGGACGCGAACGGGAGGCTGCCGTGACGGTGCAAGTCGGGACGACGCTCCTTGAAGCCGCCATCCAGGCCAAGGTGGACTGGTCTTATTCCTGCACGCGGGGTACCTGCGCCCGCTGCCGGTGTCGGATCGTCTCCGGCTATGACAACCTGGGCGATGTCACCGACGCGGAATGGAACCGGATGGAGGAGGACGAATTCCATCAAGGCTACCGGCTCGCCTGTCAGACGACGGTGGTGAAGGACGGTCAGGTGGAAGTCATACATAAGCCGTATTTTGGATGA
- a CDS encoding DUF2768 family protein, which translates to MDGMTKMWVSFIGIGLMAFSAFLIMFARTKTKGWVKGILSFVAFIMLLAGMLYGLISIM; encoded by the coding sequence ATGGATGGTATGACGAAGATGTGGGTATCGTTTATCGGAATCGGCCTAATGGCTTTTTCCGCTTTTTTAATCATGTTCGCCCGCACGAAAACCAAGGGTTGGGTGAAAGGCATTCTATCGTTTGTCGCATTCATTATGTTGTTGGCTGGCATGCTGTACGGCCTGATTTCCATTATGTAA
- the der gene encoding ribosome biogenesis GTPase Der, producing the protein MAKPVVAIVGRPNVGKSTIFNRVIGDRLAIVEDKPGVTRDRIYGTGEWNGKPFNIIDTGGIEVYGEDEMLRSIRVQAELAIEEADVIVFMCEAKSGVTQADEEVAEILFRSGKPVVLAINKVDNLQRMDDVYEFYSLGFGDPVPISGSHGTGLGDLLDEVVHRFPDTTEEEYDEDVIRVALIGRPNVGKSSLVNAILGEDRVIVSDIAGTTRDAIDTPFEKDGQRFVLIDTAGMRKRGKVYETTEKYSVMRSMKAIERADVVLIVINGEEGIIEQDKHIAGYAHEAGKAALFVVNKWDVVEKNDRTMHEFETKIRDHFLFMPYAPIVFLSAKTKQRLHKLLPVVEHVAEQHAKRIPTHLLNDVVSDAVAYNPPPTDKGRRLRINYATQVAVKPPTIVIFVNDPELMHFSYERYLENRIRTSFDFEGTPIRLFTRRKSDEG; encoded by the coding sequence ATGGCAAAACCCGTTGTTGCCATTGTCGGGCGGCCGAATGTCGGCAAGTCCACCATTTTTAACCGAGTCATCGGCGACCGTTTGGCCATCGTGGAGGACAAGCCTGGCGTGACACGCGACCGTATTTACGGAACGGGCGAATGGAACGGCAAGCCGTTCAACATTATTGACACGGGCGGAATCGAAGTGTACGGCGAAGACGAGATGCTCCGCTCCATCCGTGTGCAGGCCGAGTTGGCCATTGAGGAAGCGGATGTCATTGTATTCATGTGTGAAGCGAAGAGCGGCGTAACCCAAGCGGACGAGGAAGTGGCTGAGATTTTGTTCCGTTCCGGGAAGCCGGTAGTTCTTGCGATTAACAAAGTAGACAACTTGCAACGCATGGACGATGTTTATGAATTTTACAGTCTTGGATTCGGGGATCCGGTGCCCATCTCCGGTTCGCACGGCACGGGACTTGGCGACTTATTGGATGAAGTGGTCCACCGCTTTCCGGACACGACCGAGGAAGAATACGATGAAGATGTCATCCGGGTCGCCTTGATCGGCAGACCGAACGTAGGCAAGTCATCGCTTGTCAATGCCATATTGGGCGAGGATCGCGTCATTGTGAGCGATATTGCCGGCACGACGCGCGACGCGATCGATACTCCGTTCGAGAAGGACGGCCAGCGGTTCGTGCTGATCGATACGGCCGGAATGCGCAAGCGCGGCAAGGTGTATGAGACGACCGAGAAGTACAGCGTCATGCGCTCCATGAAAGCCATCGAGCGGGCCGATGTCGTCCTGATCGTCATCAACGGCGAGGAAGGCATCATCGAGCAAGACAAGCATATTGCAGGCTATGCCCATGAGGCCGGCAAGGCGGCGCTGTTTGTCGTCAATAAATGGGATGTCGTCGAGAAGAACGATCGCACGATGCATGAATTCGAGACGAAGATTCGCGATCATTTCCTGTTCATGCCTTATGCGCCCATCGTCTTCCTGTCCGCCAAGACGAAGCAGCGGCTTCACAAGCTCCTGCCGGTCGTCGAGCATGTTGCAGAGCAGCATGCGAAGCGAATCCCGACCCATCTGCTCAACGATGTTGTCAGCGATGCGGTCGCCTACAACCCTCCGCCAACGGATAAAGGCAGACGTCTGCGCATTAATTATGCGACGCAGGTCGCGGTGAAGCCGCCGACGATTGTTATCTTCGTCAACGATCCGGAGCTGATGCATTTCTCCTACGAGCGCTATTTGGAGAACCGGATCCGGACGTCGTTCGACTTCGAGGGCACGCCGATACGGCTGTTCACCCGCCGCAAATCCGATGAAGGTTAG
- the mtrB gene encoding trp RNA-binding attenuation protein MtrB: MENQTDYIVIKAKDQGVQVFGLTRGQDTRFHHIEKLDKNEVLIAQFTEHTSAVKVRGKAVILTKHGEVHTDTD; the protein is encoded by the coding sequence TTGGAGAACCAGACCGACTATATCGTGATCAAGGCGAAGGATCAAGGCGTTCAAGTATTCGGACTGACCCGGGGCCAAGATACCCGCTTCCATCATATCGAGAAGCTGGATAAGAATGAAGTGCTGATTGCCCAGTTCACCGAACATACGTCTGCGGTCAAGGTGCGCGGCAAGGCCGTCATCCTGACGAAGCATGGCGAGGTCCATACCGATACGGATTAA
- a CDS encoding HU family DNA-binding protein, whose product MNKSELITEVAESTELSKKDVTKVVDAVFEAISNALQNGDKVQLVGFGNFEVRERSARKGRNPQTGEEIEIPASKIPAFKPGKALKDGIK is encoded by the coding sequence ATGAACAAATCCGAATTGATTACCGAGGTTGCAGAGTCCACGGAATTGTCCAAGAAAGACGTGACGAAAGTGGTAGACGCCGTCTTCGAAGCGATTTCCAACGCACTGCAGAACGGTGACAAGGTCCAATTGGTAGGCTTCGGCAACTTCGAGGTGCGCGAGCGTTCCGCCCGCAAAGGCCGGAACCCGCAAACGGGCGAAGAAATCGAAATTCCTGCGAGCAAGATCCCTGCGTTCAAACCGGGTAAAGCACTTAAAGACGGCATCAAATAA
- a CDS encoding NAD(P)H-dependent glycerol-3-phosphate dehydrogenase, whose protein sequence is MSAKVAVLVAGSWGTALAEVLAQNGHDVYLWTRHCDQAEEINEKHRNGKYLPDVVLHPGLKATCSMQEAMEGASACVVVAPSSAMRQVAGQMKPYVTEEMIIVHATKGFETESLARMSEVLASELECGMERIAVLSGPSHAEEVVLQCPTTVVVASAGLETAEQAQDLFMNDTFFRVYTNPDVLGVELAGSLKNIIALGAGLSDGLGFGDNAKAALLTRGLAEIARLGTKMGANALTFAGLAGVGDLVVTCTSQHSRNWRAGSMIGQGMAVDEVLSRMGMVVEGIRTTKAAYRLSRQYGVQMPITEQLHRVLFEGREAKTAVEYLMGRVRKHEIEEVAAWS, encoded by the coding sequence GTGTCCGCTAAAGTTGCCGTGCTCGTCGCCGGAAGCTGGGGGACGGCACTTGCTGAGGTGCTTGCGCAGAATGGGCATGACGTGTATTTATGGACACGCCACTGCGACCAAGCGGAAGAAATTAATGAGAAGCATCGCAACGGAAAATATTTGCCGGATGTCGTGCTTCATCCTGGCTTGAAGGCGACTTGCAGCATGCAGGAAGCGATGGAGGGGGCCTCGGCGTGCGTGGTCGTGGCGCCTTCTTCTGCGATGCGCCAAGTGGCGGGGCAGATGAAGCCGTACGTTACGGAAGAGATGATTATCGTCCATGCGACGAAAGGCTTTGAGACCGAATCGCTCGCCCGCATGTCGGAAGTATTGGCTTCAGAGCTCGAATGCGGCATGGAGCGAATCGCGGTCCTGTCGGGGCCGAGTCATGCGGAGGAGGTGGTCTTGCAGTGTCCGACGACGGTAGTCGTCGCTTCCGCCGGATTGGAGACGGCGGAGCAGGCGCAGGACCTGTTCATGAATGACACCTTCTTCCGGGTGTATACGAATCCCGATGTGCTTGGCGTCGAGTTGGCCGGATCGCTGAAAAATATTATCGCGCTTGGCGCAGGCCTGTCCGACGGCCTCGGATTCGGCGATAACGCCAAAGCGGCCTTGCTGACGCGAGGTCTGGCCGAGATAGCGCGGCTCGGCACGAAGATGGGCGCCAATGCGCTTACGTTTGCGGGCTTGGCCGGCGTCGGCGACCTTGTCGTCACTTGCACGAGCCAGCATAGCCGCAATTGGCGCGCCGGTTCGATGATCGGGCAAGGCATGGCGGTGGACGAGGTGTTGTCCCGAATGGGGATGGTCGTCGAAGGCATACGCACGACGAAGGCAGCCTACCGTCTCTCCCGGCAATACGGGGTGCAGATGCCGATTACCGAGCAGCTGCACCGTGTCCTGTTCGAAGGCAGGGAAGCGAAGACGGCGGTAGAATATTTGATGGGCCGCGTCCGCAAGCATGAGATCGAAGAAGTGGCTGCCTGGTCCTGA
- a CDS encoding permease, which yields MLSFILWLCCAILMATGWRDVLLRGTPRSALLLVGLFWLFYHDAGIGLLPEGRGIQPAWLLWCMIAGILAGLQAQASGWFTFVLAGRIVMIGAVWLWTALLSQSAVWPLPLLPAHSAAYLTIIAIVLLCSRDWTHQWIMLTLGLTSGEWLIQLKLSPAAEFGGSAVQDAWWLLFVTVRLLSAVIEWSRHRWWQTRWQ from the coding sequence ATGCTGTCATTCATTTTGTGGCTCTGCTGTGCCATCTTGATGGCGACGGGATGGAGGGATGTGCTGCTGCGAGGAACTCCCCGATCGGCCCTGCTCCTGGTCGGCCTGTTCTGGCTGTTCTATCACGATGCCGGCATCGGGCTGCTCCCGGAAGGACGCGGGATTCAGCCGGCATGGCTGCTGTGGTGCATGATCGCGGGAATTCTGGCCGGCCTGCAGGCTCAGGCCTCCGGCTGGTTCACGTTCGTCCTGGCCGGCCGCATTGTCATGATCGGCGCGGTCTGGCTGTGGACGGCGCTGCTGTCCCAATCGGCGGTGTGGCCGCTCCCGCTTCTCCCGGCGCACAGTGCCGCCTATTTAACGATTATCGCGATTGTGCTGCTGTGTTCCCGGGACTGGACGCATCAGTGGATTATGCTGACGCTGGGGCTTACCTCGGGGGAGTGGCTGATCCAATTGAAGCTGTCCCCTGCCGCGGAATTCGGCGGCAGCGCCGTGCAGGATGCATGGTGGCTCCTGTTCGTGACCGTCCGGCTGCTGTCCGCCGTCATTGAATGGTCCCGGCACAGATGGTGGCAGACGCGCTGGCAATAA
- a CDS encoding heptaprenyl diphosphate synthase component 1 gives MEVNHISQLAKRYVEHDMIQAYTDLPAFPHTRVELMFAFLNRSKKGAEHSELIALVTSLVQVGLDTHDMIEMATKEESDRNLRSRQLKVLAGDYFSSRFYHLLAQAGQIDAIRALSQAVCAVNQLKMSTLDKMKQWAMTAEEYLRACVSLRKTLFQSFNHRMAAQDVGVWEQLLDQVAELEVMKQEQERSEQFQRFEGSWSYWHVWQQGTEEERRKMKQRAYDTAFWNAMMAKYEARQQLAHQIRVIQDKLQTITSAMSLDAVTTGRVVQLLSPLVLPSSPTNAAAQRS, from the coding sequence ATGGAAGTAAACCACATTTCGCAATTGGCAAAACGGTACGTAGAACATGACATGATACAGGCGTACACTGACCTGCCTGCGTTCCCACACACGCGGGTGGAGCTGATGTTCGCCTTTTTAAACCGCAGCAAGAAGGGTGCGGAGCATAGCGAGCTGATTGCGCTGGTGACCTCGCTCGTGCAAGTCGGTCTTGACACCCACGACATGATTGAAATGGCGACCAAGGAGGAGAGCGACCGCAATCTGCGTTCCCGTCAGCTTAAGGTGCTGGCGGGCGATTATTTCAGCAGCCGCTTCTATCATCTGCTCGCCCAGGCCGGACAGATCGATGCGATCCGGGCGCTGAGCCAGGCGGTCTGCGCCGTCAATCAGCTCAAGATGTCCACGCTAGACAAGATGAAGCAGTGGGCGATGACGGCGGAGGAATATTTGCGCGCTTGCGTGTCCCTGCGCAAGACGCTGTTCCAGTCTTTCAACCATCGTATGGCTGCCCAGGACGTAGGAGTATGGGAGCAGCTGCTCGACCAAGTCGCCGAACTCGAAGTGATGAAGCAGGAACAGGAACGCTCCGAGCAGTTCCAGCGCTTCGAAGGCAGTTGGTCTTATTGGCATGTATGGCAGCAAGGCACGGAAGAAGAGAGAAGGAAGATGAAGCAGCGCGCCTACGACACCGCGTTTTGGAACGCGATGATGGCGAAGTATGAAGCGAGACAGCAGTTGGCGCACCAGATTCGGGTCATTCAGGACAAGCTGCAGACCATCACGTCCGCGATGTCGCTGGACGCCGTGACGACAGGACGGGTCGTCCAATTGCTCAGCCCGCTCGTGCTGCCGTCTTCTCCGACCAATGCTGCGGCTCAACGCAGTTAA
- the rpsA gene encoding 30S ribosomal protein S1 — MSEETKVNETAETANQEVMENIVSVKKGDTVKGTIVKIDDNQAVVSIGYKYDGVIPVRELSSVSVDNIADVVQVGQEVECKVVSIDDDKERMVLSKRQVDSENAWDVMQQHFDNNEVFEVTVVDVVKGGVVADVGVRAFIPASMVERHFVEDFSDYKGRTLRVKVKEIDRENNKLILSQKEVLDEEFEANKKRVMESLSEGQELEGTVQRLTQFGAFVDVGGVDGLVHVSEMAWHHVDKPSDLVQEGQKVNVKVLKVDPANGKISLSMKATQPGPWEQAADKIKTGDILTGEVKRLVDFGAFVEVAPGVEGLVHISQIAHRHIATPSEVLKQGQTVQVKVLDFNPAEKRVSLSIKETEEAPAPAPKAEKKVMKEELNNNPNVSLNNQGMSVTLGERFGDMLNKFKK, encoded by the coding sequence ATGTCTGAAGAAACAAAAGTCAACGAAACAGCCGAAACGGCAAACCAGGAAGTGATGGAAAACATCGTGTCCGTCAAAAAAGGGGATACCGTCAAAGGCACGATTGTCAAAATCGACGACAACCAAGCGGTCGTTAGCATTGGATATAAATATGACGGTGTCATTCCCGTCCGCGAATTGTCTTCCGTTTCCGTAGACAATATCGCGGATGTTGTCCAGGTAGGGCAAGAAGTCGAATGCAAGGTTGTCAGCATCGACGATGACAAGGAGCGCATGGTTCTGTCCAAGCGCCAAGTAGACAGCGAGAATGCATGGGATGTCATGCAGCAGCATTTCGACAACAATGAAGTATTTGAGGTTACGGTTGTTGATGTCGTGAAGGGCGGCGTCGTAGCCGATGTCGGTGTCCGCGCATTTATTCCTGCATCCATGGTAGAACGTCACTTCGTGGAAGACTTCAGCGATTACAAAGGCCGCACGCTGCGCGTAAAGGTCAAGGAAATCGATCGCGAGAACAACAAGCTCATTCTGTCCCAAAAAGAAGTGCTTGACGAAGAGTTCGAAGCGAACAAGAAGCGCGTCATGGAAAGCCTGAGCGAAGGTCAAGAGCTGGAAGGAACCGTACAGCGCCTGACTCAATTCGGCGCATTCGTTGACGTGGGCGGCGTGGACGGTCTCGTGCACGTGTCCGAGATGGCTTGGCATCATGTCGACAAACCGTCGGATCTTGTTCAGGAAGGACAAAAAGTCAACGTTAAAGTATTGAAAGTCGATCCGGCTAACGGCAAAATCAGCCTGAGCATGAAAGCGACGCAGCCAGGTCCTTGGGAGCAAGCTGCCGACAAGATCAAGACTGGCGATATCTTGACTGGCGAAGTGAAGCGTCTCGTCGACTTCGGCGCCTTTGTTGAGGTGGCGCCTGGCGTGGAAGGCTTGGTTCACATTTCCCAAATCGCGCACCGCCACATCGCGACGCCGTCCGAAGTGCTGAAGCAAGGACAGACTGTCCAGGTGAAGGTGCTTGACTTCAATCCGGCCGAGAAGCGTGTCAGCCTGAGCATCAAGGAGACCGAAGAAGCGCCGGCTCCTGCGCCAAAAGCCGAGAAGAAAGTGATGAAGGAAGAGCTGAACAATAACCCGAATGTTTCCTTGAACAATCAGGGGATGAGCGTCACTTTGGGTGAGCGCTTCGGCGACATGCTCAACAAATTCAAAAAATAA
- a CDS encoding 2Fe-2S iron-sulfur cluster-binding protein translates to MGTRVTFMPAGKMIDVVRPTTLLAAARQAGVAVRTRCGGKAGCLLCKVNVSGDAHAVTAPTPPEARKMGMEETLGPRLACQVRVSGRSGSVTVEVPEDPLKALVRRKLEEQRGEDGLW, encoded by the coding sequence GTGGGAACGCGCGTGACATTCATGCCGGCCGGCAAAATGATTGATGTCGTCCGTCCGACGACGCTGCTGGCGGCCGCCCGACAGGCCGGAGTGGCCGTGAGAACGCGCTGCGGCGGCAAAGCGGGCTGCCTCCTGTGCAAGGTGAATGTATCCGGCGATGCGCATGCGGTCACGGCTCCGACGCCGCCCGAGGCGCGGAAGATGGGGATGGAGGAGACGCTGGGCCCTCGTCTGGCGTGCCAGGTCAGGGTGAGCGGCAGATCGGGAAGCGTCACTGTCGAAGTGCCGGAAGATCCGTTGAAAGCGCTCGTGCGCCGCAAGCTGGAGGAACAGCGGGGCGAGGACGGGCTGTGGTAG
- a CDS encoding stage VI sporulation protein F — protein sequence MSSNKFPKEALNKINKKAGKNITENQIKKLAGAVKPSTLQSEAQLRQLIKQVAAVAKLPVTESTINDIVSAVKKSGMNPNNMEALMKMMMKK from the coding sequence ATGTCGAGCAACAAATTCCCGAAGGAAGCCTTGAACAAAATCAACAAAAAAGCCGGCAAAAACATAACCGAAAACCAAATCAAAAAGCTTGCCGGAGCGGTTAAGCCTTCCACGCTTCAGAGCGAGGCCCAACTGCGCCAGCTCATCAAGCAGGTCGCTGCGGTGGCGAAGCTTCCCGTGACGGAGTCTACAATAAATGATATTGTCAGCGCCGTGAAGAAGAGCGGCATGAATCCGAACAACATGGAAGCGTTGATGAAAATGATGATGAAAAAGTAG
- a CDS encoding lysophospholipid acyltransferase family protein: MFYKMMRALLRLIYRLLFRLEASGTEHVPKDGGVVLCSNHISLLDPPAIGILLKRRIRFMAKAELFNIPVFGAAIKALGAFPVKRGGVGKETIRTAFQLLQDGDIMGIFPEGTRNTGQGAAAKKGAAMIALRSGAAVVPVAIVGSYKLFRKTRVVYGPPIDMSDLSEQKGSDVLETATERIMDHIHRLKREA; the protein is encoded by the coding sequence ATGTTTTATAAGATGATGAGGGCGCTGCTTCGCCTGATTTACCGGCTTCTTTTCCGGTTGGAGGCATCCGGGACAGAGCATGTGCCGAAGGATGGCGGCGTTGTCCTCTGCTCTAACCATATCAGCCTGCTGGACCCTCCGGCGATAGGAATATTGCTGAAGCGGCGCATTCGCTTTATGGCGAAGGCCGAGCTGTTCAACATCCCGGTATTCGGAGCGGCCATCAAGGCGCTGGGCGCCTTTCCCGTCAAGCGGGGCGGCGTTGGCAAAGAAACGATCCGCACCGCGTTTCAATTGCTTCAGGACGGGGATATTATGGGTATATTCCCTGAAGGCACGCGCAATACCGGCCAAGGGGCCGCAGCGAAGAAGGGAGCGGCGATGATTGCGCTCCGCAGCGGCGCGGCTGTCGTTCCGGTGGCGATTGTCGGCAGCTATAAGCTGTTCCGCAAGACCCGGGTCGTCTATGGTCCGCCCATCGATATGTCGGATCTGTCGGAACAGAAGGGAAGCGACGTTCTGGAGACGGCAACCGAGCGCATTATGGACCATATCCATCGGCTTAAGCGGGAAGCTTGA
- the spoIVA gene encoding stage IV sporulation protein A, giving the protein MEKVDIFKDIAERTGGDIYLGVVGAVRTGKSTFIKRFMETVVLPNITNESDRIRAVDELPQSAAGKTIMTTEPKFVPNNAVQIKVAEGLEVNVRLVDCVGYAVEGAKGYEDENGPRMINTPWFEDPIPFQEAAEIGTRKVIQEHSTLGVVVTTDGSIAEIPRHSYVDSEERVINELKEVGKPFVLVINSTRPKSDETIALRNELQEKYDIPVMALSVATMSEDDVMGVLREVLYEFPVHEVNVNLPSWVMVLHDNHWLRTSYENSVRDTVKDIRRLRDVDRVVQQFMDYEFIARAGLSGMDMGQGVAEIDLYAPDELYDQILMEVVGVEIRGKDHLLQLMQEFSHAKREYDRFADALEMVKTTGYGIAAPTLSEMALDEPELIRQGSRFGVRLKATAPSIHMIRVDVESEFAPIIGTEKQSEELMRYLMQDFENDPTKIWESDIFGRSLHSIVREGIQGKIAMMPDNARYKLQETLGRIINEGSGGLIAIIL; this is encoded by the coding sequence TTGGAAAAAGTGGACATCTTTAAGGACATTGCCGAGCGTACCGGCGGGGATATTTACCTCGGGGTCGTCGGTGCGGTCCGCACGGGGAAATCGACTTTTATCAAACGCTTCATGGAGACGGTCGTTCTCCCGAATATTACAAATGAATCCGACCGCATTCGTGCCGTCGACGAACTTCCGCAGAGCGCTGCGGGCAAGACCATCATGACGACGGAGCCGAAGTTCGTCCCGAACAATGCGGTTCAGATTAAGGTGGCGGAAGGACTGGAAGTGAACGTCCGCCTGGTGGATTGCGTCGGTTACGCCGTGGAAGGCGCCAAAGGCTATGAAGACGAGAACGGGCCGCGGATGATCAATACACCTTGGTTCGAGGATCCGATTCCGTTCCAGGAAGCGGCGGAGATTGGCACGCGGAAGGTGATTCAGGAGCATTCCACCCTCGGCGTCGTCGTCACGACCGATGGTTCGATCGCCGAGATTCCGCGCCATTCGTATGTCGACTCCGAAGAACGGGTCATCAACGAATTGAAGGAAGTCGGCAAGCCGTTCGTGCTCGTCATCAACTCGACGCGTCCGAAGAGTGATGAAACCATTGCACTGCGCAACGAGCTGCAGGAGAAATATGACATCCCGGTCATGGCCCTCAGCGTCGCTACGATGAGCGAAGATGACGTGATGGGCGTGCTGCGGGAAGTATTGTACGAATTCCCGGTTCATGAAGTCAATGTCAATCTGCCGAGCTGGGTCATGGTGCTTCATGACAACCATTGGCTGCGCACCAGCTATGAGAACTCGGTTCGCGATACAGTGAAAGATATCCGCCGTCTGCGCGATGTCGACCGCGTCGTGCAGCAGTTCATGGACTATGAATTCATCGCCCGCGCCGGACTTAGCGGGATGGATATGGGGCAAGGCGTTGCCGAAATCGACTTGTACGCGCCGGATGAACTGTATGATCAGATTTTGATGGAGGTCGTCGGCGTTGAAATACGGGGCAAGGATCATTTGCTTCAGCTGATGCAGGAATTCTCCCATGCGAAGCGGGAATATGACCGGTTCGCCGATGCGCTGGAGATGGTGAAGACGACGGGCTACGGCATCGCGGCTCCGACGTTAAGCGAGATGGCTCTCGACGAGCCAGAGCTTATCCGTCAAGGATCGCGCTTCGGCGTGAGGCTGAAAGCGACGGCCCCGTCCATTCATATGATCCGGGTCGATGTCGAATCCGAATTCGCGCCGATTATCGGCACGGAGAAGCAGAGCGAGGAATTGATGCGTTATCTGATGCAGGACTTCGAGAACGACCCGACGAAGATCTGGGAATCCGATATCTTCGGCCGTTCCCTCCATTCCATCGTAAGGGAAGGCATTCAGGGCAAGATCGCGATGATGCCGGACAATGCCCGCTACAAGCTGCAGGAGACGCTGGGCCGCATCATCAACGAAGGGTCGGGCGGCCTGATTGCCATCATCCTGTGA
- a CDS encoding ATPase, which translates to MMNRVQRWGPAMLTAMATILLTAGLGWLSAAHRADGNAPREAAAVTASPQTISVTDARLVDYLSDIPLQLRLSRAAWNGDGLTIDMKVASTIARPDAIYHDIYEMLQYSFTRTDNVNRLLLRIVIQDERLKKNYVLLSLDARKQEAAPERLKAIREGIVTPDTEQALRFIYTPLWERTFPGDR; encoded by the coding sequence ATGATGAACCGGGTTCAACGCTGGGGGCCGGCGATGCTGACGGCGATGGCGACCATCCTGCTGACGGCGGGGCTTGGCTGGCTGTCCGCCGCTCATCGTGCGGACGGGAACGCGCCGCGGGAGGCGGCTGCCGTAACGGCATCGCCGCAGACGATCTCCGTCACCGATGCGCGGCTGGTCGACTACTTATCGGATATTCCGCTGCAGCTCAGACTGAGCCGTGCGGCATGGAATGGAGACGGGCTGACGATTGACATGAAGGTCGCCTCCACCATCGCGAGGCCGGATGCGATCTATCATGATATATACGAGATGCTGCAGTACAGCTTTACCCGAACGGATAATGTGAACCGGCTGCTGCTGCGGATCGTCATACAGGACGAGCGCTTGAAGAAAAATTATGTCCTGCTGTCGCTGGACGCGCGCAAGCAGGAAGCCGCGCCGGAACGGTTGAAGGCGATTCGCGAGGGCATCGTCACGCCCGATACGGAACAGGCGCTTCGCTTTATTTATACGCCGCTATGGGAGCGGACTTTTCCCGGAGACAGATAG